The genome window CTGGGCTCCTCCCACCTCAGtgctccttcagctttttcttcttGGATGGGTCCTCATTTCCTTGATCCTACATGTTGGTGTGTCTCAGGGGACAGTTCCTTACACCTTGTCTCTTCTTGGTTTTCACTCTTTGTCTTAGGGCTTGGGCGTTTGTTATGTCCTCTGCCTGGAAAGCTCCCCCAGATATCCACAAGCCTTGCTCCTTCACTGAAGGTCTGGGTTCTAGGTTGTTTTATCAGTTAGCCCTTCCCTGACCATCCCATATATAAATTACATTCCATCGCTAACTCTACCTATCTTCTCTTACCTTGATTTGATTTTCTCTACAACGTTTATCATTACCCACGTACTTATTacttgtgtatttatttattgtccaGCTCCCTCACAAAATATAAgtcccatgagggcagggactttgtttATTTCAGTGTTGTATACCCAGCCATTGGAACAGTCCTGGCACAGAGGAAGcatctgataaatatttattgaatgagtgagtgaataagtgaatggAAATAGATGACACCTTTCCATTATTTCCTAAACTGAGGTAGATGTCgctcaacttttaaaatatattttttagctttttagtctgtttaaaaaagagaaattccaTCTTTTGCCTTAAGttgccattttacaaataaattattaaactGCCAAGTGTCACTTTCATATCAGGAGCCATCTACCAGTGTCAGTGTTGTATACCCAGCCATTGGAACAGTCCTGGCATAGAGGAAGcatctgataaatatttattgaatgagtgagtgaataagAGCACTTCACTGTTCTGCAACTCCTGTTTTGAATGCTCTGCAGTTTGCTAACTGCCTGagattaaaaacatttatgaTACACTTTTAACCTGAGTCTTTCGAATTTGGACATGTTCCTTCTATTAACGCATCTTACTATCACAAGGTAACTTGTAACCAAATGCAGGATCATCTGCAAATGGGCAAGGGTGGACACTCAGAAACAGGTGACACAGCTGGGGCCATTACGTCGGTTAGGTATGACATAGAAAGAACGCAGAGGTACAGAATGGGGAGAGGGAGACGTGTCTGAGATGAGGTTAAATCATAGGACTTGCCGATTCTTGGTGTGTGGGAAAGGTAAGGAGAGGGGACGCGGGAGGCAAGGATGACATTCAGGTTGAAGTGGCGCGAGTGTAAGGGGTAAGAGGAAAGGGAGGGTATCAGAAGAGAGTAAGTAGTTAGAGAGATTAGCACTGCACTGACTTCCAACACGGGAGAAGTAGTAGAGCGCCCCGGAAATGCCAGTTGGTGAAAACTGGACAGGGCAAGGTCGGAGCCAATCAAATGCCCCAGGGAGGCCAAGCGAGGTGAGAAAGTCCAGGAGGAGAGGGATTCCGGTTAAGCACTGCGGATAACTGCAGAGTTCAGCTTTAGGTGTGGGCCAGGGCAGGGTCGGGATAGGCAAGGGAATTATCTCTGTAGCCCTCTCAATGCTTGGTCCAGGGCCTGGCAAAAACTAGGGCCTCAATAAAGTCGGTTTGGGGTGAATTTAAGAGAATCGGGAACCTCGAATAAAACACTGAATAGCCGGCTGTGGGTTACGCAGAGCAGCTTCTGCGCAGAGGGGGCAGCCAGGCGCGCGACCAATCAGGGCCTGCGCCTCACTTCCGGcaccgccccgcccccgccgcagCTCGCAGGCTGCATGAGCAGCGCGCAGCCGCTCGTCTCCCGGAAGTGCACCCGGTGCCGGCGCCACGGGCCGAGGTGATCTCGCGCGGGCTGGGCGGGCCCGGCAGCAGCCGGCGGGGTTCGGCCTGGCGCGGTCTGCGTCCGCGCGGGACTCGGCCGGTTCTACCGGAACCACGCGGGGCCTGCGCCCTGGAGCGCGCTCGGGGACGCGGCGAGTGCGGGGGCGGAGCAGCGGGGCTGAGTCTGACGCTGGGGGCTGGAGACGCCTGTACGTCCCACGGCTCTGCATCTCCGAGCCGGTGGATCCCGCCGGACTCACTAGGGACGTCTCTGGACTGGGATCGAAAACCGGccctttcctcctgccttccCGCAAAGGCTGGAAATGCGCCTCGGGAGGAGAGAACCCGGATGGGCCCGTGCCCGAGTCTTTCCAGGGTGCTGTCGCTGGAGGGGTGCGGAGGGTGGAGAACACATTAGTGGAGAGCACCGCCCCGCGCCGTGCAGGGTTTGAGCAGCTCTGGCCCCCGGGGCGCTCAATGACAGTAACTCCCCTGCTCCCCCGCCCCGCCACCGGCCTTTAGTGACAGCCCCCAAACCCGCCTCCACAAATGTCCAAACGTTGCCAGCTCTGCCGTCCCAAAGCACAGGTGTTACAGCTTCCCGGGTTTGGATCTGGCCGCCATTTGTGAGCCTCAGAGGTTCCTGATCTGTAAACATTAATATTTACAGGTTGATTGTGAGTATTGACATGAACAGGGCCTAGTATGGAGCTGATACATAGCGTTCAAGAAAAAATGTACTCAGACACTCGTTAAAGACGGTAAGGCTCACTCCGGTCACATTCAGGGTGAAGACTACAGTGGGGTTTGGCAGTAGCAGGGAGAAATTGGCTGTACTCTGCGTACAAGATCAAATGGAGAATTACAGCCAAGGAACAGGGTGTGGGGGTCAAGGGGATGGAAAATTACTACGAAGAAATATCTGGTGGAATGGGGGATTCTGGCTAAACCCACTTGACAAGATTTTTATTGAAGGTAGGCCAGGGTGATAAGGACTTTAGATACCAAGGGTTGTCAGATTCCAAGGTTGGGAGATGCAGAATTTAACCAGGTATCAAGTTGGGGGATTTTCCTTAAACTGGATCCCCCAAGATTCTTGTTAAAACTGTACAAAAAGGGCCAAGAACAGAGCCCAAGGGCCAGGCCTGGTCAAGAAGAGGACTCAGGTGCTTGACAAAAGTTTCGTGAAGGAGAGAGAGTTCGACCATAGTAGGTGTGCAACAAATGGTCGCTTACGCAGGTATAGTAAGTACACTTAGCTagatacacatttttaatttattctaatttGTTATTAACTTTAATAAGCATAACAATTATATGTTCAGGATAACTTGAACATTGGGATATAAACCTATAAACCTTTCAGaaagtcatttaagtttgaaTAATTGgggcatttttcttattttgtgagaGTATCATTACTAAAATCAGATTTAAGTCTTTTGTAAGATATATAGTTTTCCCTAAACGTTAACTAAACTGTTGTAATTCAGGAACGAAATAGATCTGAATAAGTCTGCCCATCAGTGTCTTGCTATCTGAAATCTTTCTGCTTGTTATTTGTAACTCAGATGCCAAATAGTGAAggatatgtgtatatttatacaatttttaaacatttatttaaaactgtACATTTCTAAGTAGTGCTTTAGTAGTTTCCTAGAAATTTAGATATATTGGTTTTATTGTCATTCaacatgaaaatgtattttactttactttttctttgaccAGAGGTTACTTAACAGTGTTACTTAATAATTTCCATATGTTGGCATTTTCTCAATCttactgttactgatttctaatttaattgcactgtggtcagagaatatgTACTTTTAAGATTCCAGTCTTCTGAAACTTAATTATGCATATGGGCTATTTTGGTGAGTGTTTCATAGGCATTTGAAATGAGTGTGTTTTCTGCAATTGTTGGGTCTAAATGTCAATTATATGAAGTTGGTTAGTGtagttcagattttctgtatcttgatttttttttttttgtctacttgTTCTAATTACTGAGAGAAAGTTTGTCAGTTTGAGATTTTGAGTGGGAGAGGTGAACCCCTTACCTAACTTTGTGGAAGTATAATGGACaaacaataaactgcacatatttaaagtgtatagttTGGAAAGgtttcacacacatgcacatgtgtgaaGCCACAGTCATATCCATCCTTCCAAAGGTTTCCTTTTGCGCTTTTGTAACGTCCCCTACCTTTCTCCACTCCTCCAATCCTGAGGCAACTACTGAACTGCTTTCTGTTACCTTACATTAgtctgcattttctagaattttatataaaatagcatCATGCCACATGTACTCTTATCcttttatgattgagaatttgtcCCTGTAGATCTGGTACTAGGTGTGTACCATTTAGGGTTGCTTTCTGTTCTAGATGACTTGACCCAATTATCATAATGAAACGTCCTTTTTCTCTATGTCAGCAAAGTCTTTTGTTCAGAGGCTAATATAGCCATAGCAACTTTCATGTGCTGGCTGTTTACAGAGTTTTTCTTCCATCACGTTGTTTCTAATCTGTGTCTTTATGTATAAAATGTCTCTTGTAGATGGCATACAGTTGACCTTGCTTTTCAAAAAATCTGACAGTCTCTATAATTCAAGTGtttagtctgtttacatttaatgcaattattGATGTGATTGATTGTTAGTCTATCatattgtctttttttccatttgatcTTTCTGGTTTTTATTCTTGATCCTTTCTTATCACATTTTAGGTATTGAGTGTTTTTTAGTATTCTTTTATGACTTTTTAACTATCTCTTTGTATAATATTTTTACAGCTAGCAGTATGTATCCTTAAATTATCAAATTTTCTTTAATCAGAGGCTACTTTAATATTGCACCACTTTATATCTCACAGTTCACATTTCTTATTTCCTGACTCAATACCTTTACATTTCCCATTTGTTGCTTGACACTTAGCACTACCCCTTCTTACTTCCTGATTTTCAGTTAGCAGTTCCTAAATGTATCAACCTAACAACAGATTAATTCTATTACCCTCTCCttgcagtatttttatattttctacttaCACTATTATATTTGCTTTTAACAGTCAGTTGCCTTTTAAGGAAAttggaagaaataaaagcatagtatttttacatttgttcACTATGTATTTACCATGTTTAGAGATCTTCATTCATTAATGTAGATATGAGTTTCCTTTATTAGAAGAATGCCCTTTATCATTTCTTACAGTACAAGTCAGTAGTAAAAATTCTCCTAGcttatttttatctgaaaaatgtttttattttaattcttggTTTTGAAAGAGGTTTTTGCTGGATGTGGAATtctggtggatttttttttctagaatttgcatttcattcttttataatttctgtttctctgtggaAAGTCCCTATCTCTTCTCTCATtgactatatttttctttaagtccTCAGGGCAACTTGGGGTTGGTTTCTCTTGACTACATTTTTCTTTGACTTTGAGtcagattttcctatttttttatgtCTAGTAATTTTGGATTTCCTGGATATTGTGGATGGCACATTGTAAACAGTAAGGATTCTGTTATAGTCCTCTGAAGAGTGTTAATTTTTGTTCTAATAGGCGGTTGAGTTACTGACTGATCACCTTTAATTTACACTGGCTCGATTTTATTCCTTGTTAGGGCAGATCTTGCTCATGTGGAGGCTAACCCTTTGCCATGGGCTCATAAGGAAACCCACATGGATGTCTGTGCTGCACCCCCACAACTCTCTCTTCTTCATTGGCCTGTTCTtcagattccagccacttgagcAGCTCCAAATTCTGATCTCCACCTCCTTATTTTAGTGAGTCACTGAACTCTGAGCACCATAGCTGGGAATTGTCCCAGTGCAGACATCCATCGTGATCATGGGGCTTACCTTGAGTTTTTCTTCTTGCAGGGATTCCATTCTTGTCTGCTTATTGTCCAGTGCTTGAAAATAGGTGCCTGATAAGTTTTCTCcacttttgtagttttttttacaGTGGGTGGTCTAGTTTATACTATCAGCTCTGCCATGGCCAGAAACAGAATTCCCCAAGTATATACTTATAGAGCATATAATATATGACATTGTAGCACACTGGGTTCtgtatgaatatataaatgaaatatgtggtttctttttcaacaaaaaattagtgAAGTCTACAGGAGAAACATAATATTGGATTAACTCCTTTTACCTCACTCTTTCCTTTTTTGCACTCTTGAAAattgttttcttatctttttggcTTCTAAGTGATTTCTGATATAGGAATTGTTTGAGGGAAGTGGTCAGTGCTaatactgaaggaaaaaacagctaTTAAAAGCTGGAGAATTATACTGATCTCTGATTGAGCCTGACAGATTAAGTGATTGGGTGTTTTTTTATTGTAACAATTAGTGTTATGGAGaaatgataccctctagctccttatTAACATTTAAGGATTGACCCAATAATTCAGTATTAGGATTATATACAAAAAGTTAACTAAAAATAGTGTATGAAcctttaaaaatatccaaatattaaCTTTGCCatttaatatttctcttttcacTATCTTGGTTGCTCTCTTCTCAATTTTGATACCATTCACCATAAAATACTTACTTACTTCAAGGTAGTTTTTAAGGTGGTCAGTATTTGTTCTAATCCTTCTCTAAACCCAAGGTAGAAAATTTCAGGTGTAACAGGATTTTCATTAAATTCCTAAAAAGACCAGTTTTTACCATGGCACTCAAAAGAAGTCACTTAGAAATTTCACTGTACCTTTTGGGGTAGAGTTAATTTGTTCTCTTAGGCCTCATTTTATTGTGGAAGCATCTCATCATTTCAACATTAGCCTTTACTTCCAGGGCATTGATATCTTcgttcagctttattttttagtCTGCCGACTTGTGGGTACAGATATAGAAGTGCTGTGTGGAAGAGCAGTTCACCTGGAAACCAATAGTGAGAATGGTCTGCATGGTGCATTTGCTTCTTGTACTTGATCTGGACGTTTGCAGAGCAAGAGAGAATGTTATAAAATGGTCAGGGTGGTGGTGACAGTTTAGATACAGTATTAATAATTTGCTTTGTGGCATCAAGTTTACAATCTTTCGAAATAGAATAGTATGTCCATTGATTTCAGAAGATCTAAGGTTCCCTCTGAGGCCTCTCAGGTCGGGGACATGAATttgttttttctgaaaatgtgCCCTTCTCCTCTGTGTAGCATTTGCTCTCACTCCCTCTTTAGTATCTCTCTGAGAGGCTCTGTGAAGACCTGGTTCTCCCCAGAGACAGCTCCATCAGAAGCTCTCCTCCTGAAAGGACTTGCCAAGCCGCATGATGCCTGTTGAGCTGGGGCAGGCCCCTGTTCTGCTGCCGCCCCTGGCGAAGGCTGAGGACCCTCCGTGTTCTGGACCAGATGCCACCCCTCGAGAGGAGCTCTCTGGCCCTGAGGCTGCACACCAGCTTTTCAGGCAGTTTCGTTACCAGGCGACATCTGGGCCCCATGAGACCCTGAGACAGCTGCGGAAGCTCTGTTTCCAGTGGCTGCAGCCAGAGGTGCACACCAAGGAGCAGATCCTGGAGATCCTCACGTTGGAGCAGTTCCTGACTATCCTGCCCGGGGAGATCCAGATGTGGGTGCGGAAACAGCGTCCAGGCAGTGGAGAGGAGGCCGTGACCCTTGTGGAGAGCTTGAAGGGAGATCCCCAGAGACTGTGGCAGTGGGTGAGCAGAGGGTGTTATCTGTGAGCGAAGCGGAGGGCTCCTTGGGCGTCTCAGCAGGCATGttgtcttttttctgacactATATGTGTGAGATTTTTCCACATCAACAACCAATTCTCCAGTGCTCTGATGCCTGCTAGGCATCCTACCGTTCAGTTCAAATAGACACTCTGGGGTTGGCTCAGACTCCCCGGCGTAAGGGTCAGTCTTACAATACTGCTCCCATTTCAGACCTCAGTCCCAGAGGGTTCCTGGGCTTACCATTGTCTGGCTAGCAAttcagaggttcccacaaccccttcctcaggtttgataatttgctagaatgactcctagaactcaggaaaacactttactTACTTATGAGGATATGATTCAAAAACAGCCAAATGGAGGAGATGGGGGTTTTGTGGGACTTCCATGCTCTCTCTGGGTATGCCATCCTTCCAGCAATTCTGTGCGTTCACCAACTCAGAAGCTCCCTGAACCCCTAAAAATTAGCGTTTTTTTAATGGGAGGTTCATTACTTGGACAAGATTGCTTAATCATTGGTCACTAGTGGTTGAAAATCTccagcctctctctcttcctgagaGGTTGAGAGGTGGGCCTGAAAGTTCCCCTCTGATCACCTGGTTCCTCTGGGGACCTGCCTTTATTCTGAAGCTCTCTGGGGGTCCCCCAAGAATCATCTCATCAGCATTAGCTCAGGTGTGGTTGAATAACAGAAGTCGCTCCTGTCCCTCCTATCCTTCAGGTAATTAGAAGGGCTTAACATGCTCTGGGCCAGGAAcctcagacagagaaaaaatacGTATTTCTTGTCAGGGTCTTCCACATCAGTGTATCCCTATTCCTCACCTAATTCTGAGACTCTCTGTGACTCTCAACACTTTTTAGACATTAGGGGTTGCAGATAAAGTCCCCCATCCCATTCCATCTTTAGGCTAGAATGTTCGAGAAATTCAAAAGATGCCTGAGTTTTAATTGGTGGTGACTATTCTGTAGAGGCACAGTACTGGTTGCCAGTGTCGGAGGTCTCTTGGCCTGCTTCACGCCTCAGCTTGTGGCCTCTCTCGGGATGTTTCCCGCACCAGTTCCTGCAGGACTAGTCATAAAGCTGGgtttccctctccctgccccatgaCCTCAAGGACAGTCTTACGATCGGTTACAGGGGTTAGCTTTGCATCGTTCAGAAACCCTCATCCTGGGTCTTCAGTAATTAATTAATTCTGTGTGGTCTCTAGATAAGCAGCCAAGTTCTAGGACAGGAAATTTTATCAGAGAAGTTGGGACCTGCAAGCTGCGCAGCGGGGGACATGGAGCCCCCTCTCGAAGTGGTGCCTCAGGAGCTGGGACTTGAGAATTTGCCCTCTGGGCCTGGGGAGCCACTGCACTGCGCTGTGAAGGAGGAGTCTGACACGGAACAAGAGTCGGGTAAGGGACACTTATTCCCGGCCAGTGGTGCTGTCCTGGAGACGTTTGGGGGTTGTGGGTAGTGGGCCTGAGGGGGAGTTGGAAGTGGTATGCTGCTCAGATGGGGAAATCTCTGGGAAGTTTGGGAACAGCATAGACCTCCACAGATCACTCTGATTTGGAGACTTGGAGTCTAATGTAAACCACTTCATGACGGCTAGACCATTTGGATTTTGGTTTtgaggaaggaggtgggagaaGATAAGGGTGAGATGgtttgggaggtgggagggagttGGAGTTTGTTAGGGAGGTAAACATAAGGCTTGAAATCGAGGGTGGTCGGGCAGGTGTCAGCCCTGCTTTGTGAAGATTTGTTACCTGTGCCCCGGGGAGTGGTTATCGGGGCCGTCTAGGCTCTTCAATCTCCTGTTTCTCAACTTCAGTGGTGGCTGCTTCCCAGCTTCCTGCCCAGCCTGAAGAGAGGCTCAGCGGGGACCAGGCCTTTGGAGCCTCTCTTCTCCAAACAGCACCGCAGGTGAGCTGGGTCCCTCCGCTCCTTTTCCCCAGAGAGGTGCGTGTCAGCAGTCAGGAGCTTTTTGGGGAGAGGCATCCACAAACTGAAGCAGAGAGGAGGGCCCAGCAAGGGTAACAAGAATGATACACATGGAATGCATCCGGAAATCAGTATTTCTCTTAGGGCACTGTTTCCTAATTACCATCTTGAATAATAGAACCTGGGCCTGGAAGACGTAGCAGTGAAGAGGCactcttgtctttcctttttattatctttgGGTTATGCCAAGAAAAGTCTTTTATTTCCTAGTCCAGGCCTCTCACACAGGAGTCAGTTTGAGATTTTGAGTGGGAGAGATGAATTCCCCTATCTAACCTGTGGAGGTGTAATGGAAAAACAATCAACTGCACATAAAGTATATAGTTTGGAAAGGTTTTGATACAGTCAAGATAAACATATCTGTCCTTCCGGAGGTTTCTGTTTGCCCTTCTGTAATCCCCCCATGCTTCTCCACTCCCGAGGCAACTACTGAACTGCTTTCTGTTACCTTACATTAgtctgcattttctagaattttatataaaatggctCATGCCATATGTACTCTTATCTTTGTTCTTCTGCATATAATGTatctttcttgcttcttttaGTGTGTTCTCCCTGGTTCTAAACAGTTTGACTGTGATGGACCTTGGAGTCATTTTCTTCAGGTTTCTTGTACTTGGGATTCATTGAGCTTTTTGGATCTGTGGGGttgtagttttcatcaaatttggtaaatttttggtcattatttcttcaactgtttttttatttcctaCCCTTCCTTTTCCACTTTTTTGGGGACTCTGAGCACACATGTGGgttgacagagaaaaaaattcatatttcttGTCAGGGTCTTCCACATCAGTGTATCCCTATTCCTCACCTAATTCTGAGACTCTCTGTGACTCTCAACACTTTTTAGACATTAGGGGTTGCAGATAAAGTCTCCCATCCCATTCCACCTTTAGGCTAGAATGTTTGAGAAATTCAAATGTATCTTTATACTTTCATTTggttattatttcttcaactgTTTTTTTATTTCCTGCCCTTCCTTTTCCACACTTGAATAATGTAAACAGAAGTCTCTGAGTATATAATGAGAAAGTGTACATGTTCATAAGATCTCTTTAAATCATCCCACAGTTagtttactgatgctctttttttttaaaacatcttttattttggatagtttctgtttatgtgtcatcaggtttattaattttttctgcatTGTCTAATCTGTTAATGccatccattgtatttttcatctctagaagtttGAATTGGGGCTTTATTATATCTTTATGTTTGTTCTTAATGTGTTGTCTTTCCTCCAGCTCCTTGAACGTATGAAATACAATTGTAATATCTGTATTAATGTCCCTGTGTACTAATTTATCATCTCCATCAGTTCTGAGTCAGTTTTCATGGATTGATTGATCTTATTATGAGATGATTTCCTGCTGCTATGTTTGCCTGGTAATCTTTGATTGGATGTCAggcattgtgaattttaccttgttgAGTGGTGGATAATTTTACATTCTGTAAATGTTCTTGAGATTTGCTCTGCGATATGGTTAAGTTACTTGGACATAGTTTATTATACGGCACCAGAGAATCCTTTAGGGCTAATTTTTCCCACTTACTGAGGCAATGCCCTTCTAAGTATTCTATCTGATGCTCCTTGATGTACAAGGATTTCCACTCTGGCTGGTAGAAATGTCAAGTATTTCCAGCACTGTGTGAgttctggagattattttctggGCTGCTTTTGGGGGATCTCTCCTAGATTCAAGGGGCACCCTCTGCAGAACTCCAGAGCTGTCTTTTTTGTGGAGCTCCCCCATCTTTGGTCTTCTGCCCTGCTGACTCTGTAATTGCCTGAGCCTCCTAAACTCTGAGCTCCGGGGGGCTGCCTGGCTCCACCTGggttcccttctctgtgctgctgTGGAAGCTGTCTCCAGGCAGTAAGTTTGGGCTCCCCTAAATTGTTTCCTTGCTTTCAGGGAATCTGTTCCACTTTGCCTAATGTGTAATGGCTTCAAACCATTATATGTTATATTTTGTCCCATTTTCCAATTGTTTCAGGCAGAAAGGTAAATCTAGTCCCTGTTAATTCATCTTGGCTATAAACAGAAGTCTCTGGAATAGGTTTATTTTGTTGATGCATTTAACAACTCTGAGAAGTCCCAGTGTTTCAGGAACCTATGCACCTAAATCAAAACATGGTTTCAAACCTTTGGGGGGCTC of Manis javanica isolate MJ-LG chromosome 4, MJ_LKY, whole genome shotgun sequence contains these proteins:
- the ZNF18 gene encoding zinc finger protein 18 isoform X4 codes for the protein MMPVELGQAPVLLPPLAKAEDPPCSGPDATPREELSGPEAAHQLFRQFRYQATSGPHETLRQLRKLCFQWLQPEVHTKEQILEILTLEQFLTILPGEIQMWVRKQRPGSGEEAVTLVESLKGDPQRLWQWISSQVLGQEILSEKLGPASCAAGDMEPPLEVVPQELGLENLPSGPGEPLHCAVKEESDTEQESVVAASQLPAQPEERLSGDQAFGASLLQTAPQVQWRHLDSTQKEQYWDLMLETYGKMVSGGISSSKPDPTNLTEYGDELAGRHFHVIEKIPRPTCIGEEEEMHLQTQGQHFLRNVHKKLVPQDVGTLVGSGMGRQEASVTRLGVLCNPSTYLHLLMIESEPEDHRLNKPTHHLRET
- the ZNF18 gene encoding zinc finger protein 18 isoform X5 encodes the protein MMPVELGQAPVLLPPLAKAEDPPCSGPDATPREELSGPEAAHQLFRQFRYQATSGPHETLRQLRKLCFQWLQPEVHTKEQILEILTLEQFLTILPGEIQMWVRKQRPGSGEEAVTLVESLKGDPQRLWQWISSQVLGQEILSEKLGPASCAAGDMEPPLEVVPQELGLENLPSGPGEPLHCAVKEESDTEQESVVAASQLPAQPEERLSGDQAFGASLLQTAPQVQWRHLDSTQKEQYWDLMLETYGKMVSGEYGDELAGRHFHVIEKIPRPTCIGEEEEMHLQTQGQHFLRNVHKKLVPQDVGTLVGSGMGRQEASVTRLGVLCNPSTYLHLLMIESEPEDHRLNKPTHHLRET